One segment of Marvinbryantia formatexigens DSM 14469 DNA contains the following:
- a CDS encoding GIY-YIG nuclease family protein, with translation MNYTYIVKCSDNTLYTGWTNNLKQRILAHNQGRGAKYTRSRTPVSLVYYEEFPDRQAAMRREYEIKQLSRSEKEKLIASKQAADAL, from the coding sequence ATGAACTATACGTACATCGTAAAATGCAGCGACAACACGCTCTATACGGGCTGGACCAATAATCTGAAGCAGCGTATCCTGGCGCACAACCAGGGCCGGGGCGCCAAATATACCCGGAGCCGCACACCGGTTTCTCTCGTTTACTACGAAGAATTTCCGGACAGGCAGGCGGCAATGCGCCGTGAATACGAGATTAAACAGCTTTCCAGAAGTGAAAAAGAGAAGCTGATTGCGTCAAAGCAAGCGGCAGACGCCTTATAA
- a CDS encoding DegV family protein codes for MAFCIITDSASDIPQSVIKEYGLHVIPTPVTIDEKDYFDGDTIFPEEFYRIQKENKSEIKTYHISQYMFEQHFEPFAKRGDEVLYICFSTGIAGTYQAANLAKDEILEKYPDFKITIIDSKCASIGFGLVVYKLLRMQKNGAPRELLIEAAEFFCGHMEHVVTVTTLEYLARGGRLSRSSAAIGSVLDIKPIILVDEKGALVATEKVRGMKRAVKRCLELVKEKGTQLERQTVGLCYGADESICEEAEHALREEFHVKEILKTQVGCAIGAHTGPGILGIVFENAIEEKFEEYLK; via the coding sequence ATGGCATTTTGTATTATTACGGATTCGGCGTCGGATATTCCGCAGTCTGTGATTAAGGAATACGGGCTGCATGTGATTCCGACACCGGTTACGATAGATGAAAAGGATTATTTTGACGGCGATACGATTTTTCCGGAGGAATTTTACCGGATTCAGAAAGAAAATAAATCAGAAATAAAGACGTATCATATCAGCCAGTATATGTTTGAACAGCATTTTGAGCCGTTCGCAAAACGGGGCGACGAAGTGCTGTATATCTGTTTTTCCACAGGAATTGCCGGAACCTACCAGGCGGCAAATCTGGCAAAGGATGAGATTCTGGAAAAATATCCGGATTTTAAGATAACGATTATCGATTCCAAATGCGCGTCCATCGGGTTCGGGCTGGTGGTATACAAGCTTTTGAGAATGCAGAAGAACGGTGCACCCAGGGAGCTTCTCATTGAGGCGGCAGAGTTTTTCTGCGGGCATATGGAGCATGTCGTTACGGTGACGACTCTGGAATACCTGGCACGGGGAGGCAGGCTGAGCCGCTCTTCGGCAGCCATCGGAAGTGTGCTGGACATTAAGCCTATCATTCTGGTCGATGAGAAGGGCGCACTGGTTGCAACCGAAAAAGTGCGTGGTATGAAGCGCGCTGTGAAGCGTTGCCTGGAGCTGGTAAAGGAAAAAGGAACGCAGTTGGAGCGCCAGACGGTGGGACTCTGCTACGGTGCGGACGAATCCATCTGCGAGGAGGCGGAGCACGCACTGCGGGAAGAATTTCACGTAAAGGAAATCCTGAAAACCCAGGTCGGCTGTGCTATTGGGGCGCATACCGGTCCGGGAATCCTTGGCATAGTGTTTGAAAATGCGATTGAGGAGAAATTTGAAGAATATCTGAAATAA
- the hydE gene encoding [FeFe] hydrogenase H-cluster radical SAM maturase HydE, protein MTAIVEELRRGRNLPEAALKELIECADYDEELFRQADEVRRQYYGTDVYIRGLIELTNYCKNDCFYCGIRRSNTQAVRYRLSRQDILECCREGYALGFRTFVLQGGEDGYYTDDRVCEIVSDIRAQYPDCAITLSLGEKPYESYLAFFKAGADRYLLRHETADETHYRKLHPPEQKLSVRKQCLWNLKKIGYQVGSGFMVGSPYQTTENLISDLRFLQELEPAMIGIGPFIPHHQTPFGEYAGGTLTLSLRMVAILRLMFPYALIPATTALGTIHPQGRELGLKAGANVVMPNLSPVKVRRLYELYDNKICTGEESAECRGCLEKRVASAGYRIVTARGDVACKSRREG, encoded by the coding sequence GTGACGGCAATCGTAGAGGAGCTGCGCCGCGGTCGGAATCTGCCGGAGGCAGCTCTGAAGGAACTGATAGAGTGCGCGGATTATGATGAAGAATTATTTCGTCAGGCGGATGAGGTGAGAAGGCAGTATTATGGTACGGATGTTTATATCCGCGGTCTGATTGAGCTGACGAATTACTGCAAAAACGATTGTTTTTACTGTGGTATCCGCAGAAGCAACACGCAGGCAGTGCGCTATCGGCTGAGCCGGCAGGATATTCTGGAATGCTGCCGGGAGGGATATGCGCTTGGTTTCCGCACCTTTGTGCTGCAGGGCGGAGAGGACGGCTATTATACAGACGACCGGGTATGCGAAATCGTAAGTGACATCCGTGCGCAGTATCCGGATTGTGCAATTACCCTGTCGCTCGGAGAAAAGCCGTATGAGAGCTATCTTGCCTTTTTCAAGGCAGGGGCAGACCGTTATCTGCTGCGGCATGAGACAGCGGATGAGACGCATTATCGGAAGCTGCATCCGCCGGAACAGAAGCTGTCCGTGCGGAAACAATGTCTGTGGAACCTGAAAAAAATCGGCTATCAGGTCGGCTCTGGGTTTATGGTTGGCTCGCCGTATCAGACAACGGAAAATCTGATTTCAGACCTGCGCTTCCTGCAGGAGCTGGAGCCCGCGATGATCGGCATTGGACCTTTTATTCCGCATCATCAGACGCCGTTTGGGGAATATGCAGGTGGAACACTGACGCTCAGTCTTCGGATGGTGGCGATTCTGCGGCTGATGTTTCCCTATGCACTGATTCCCGCCACGACAGCGCTTGGCACGATTCACCCGCAGGGGCGGGAGCTGGGGCTGAAGGCGGGGGCAAACGTGGTGATGCCCAACCTGTCACCGGTGAAGGTGCGCAGGCTTTATGAATTATATGACAACAAAATCTGCACAGGGGAAGAGTCTGCCGAGTGCCGCGGCTGTCTGGAGAAACGCGTTGCGTCCGCCGGATACCGCATTGTGACGGCACGCGGAGATGTTGCCTGCAAGAGCAGGCGGGAAGGATAA
- a CDS encoding flavin reductase family protein encodes MAFKEAKIEELSFNPFTKIGKEWMLITAGDEAKCNTMTASWGGVGVMWGKNAVTAYIRPQRYTKEFVDREEAFTISFYDEKYRKALNLCGTVSGRDTDKISQAGLTPYFVDGVPAFAEADMIMVCRKMYHDEIKPENFVETDIDGKWYPQKDYHTMYIAEILKVLVRE; translated from the coding sequence ATGGCATTTAAAGAAGCGAAGATAGAAGAGCTTTCCTTCAATCCGTTTACAAAGATCGGAAAAGAATGGATGCTTATCACCGCAGGAGATGAAGCAAAGTGTAATACGATGACAGCAAGCTGGGGAGGCGTCGGTGTGATGTGGGGAAAGAATGCTGTAACGGCATACATTCGTCCGCAGCGCTATACGAAGGAATTTGTGGACCGTGAGGAGGCATTTACGATTTCCTTTTACGACGAAAAATACCGCAAAGCACTGAACCTCTGCGGAACCGTTTCCGGCAGGGATACCGATAAAATCAGCCAGGCGGGGCTGACGCCGTATTTTGTGGACGGCGTACCGGCATTTGCAGAGGCGGATATGATTATGGTCTGCAGGAAAATGTATCATGATGAGATAAAACCGGAGAACTTTGTTGAGACGGATATTGATGGGAAATGGTATCCGCAGAAGGACTACCACACCATGTACATTGCGGAAATTCTGAAGGTTCTGGTGAGGGAGTAG
- a CDS encoding MATE family efflux transporter → MNLKSRGGTTENQSRDMGSGSIGKLLAQLAVPAVVAQIINLLYNIVDRIYIGHIPEIGASALTGVGLFMPILMLINAFAMLCGSGGAPRAAIAMGQQDNETAEKIVGNCFALLLAIAAVLTVTFYAGAPALLRMFGASDATLPYAVSYARIYILGSVFVLIVMGMNPFITTQGFAKISMMTTVIGAVINIILDPVFIFVFGMGVRGAALATVLSQAVGAVWILRFLTGSQTMLRLRARNMRLMPGIIGSCLALGVSTFVMLSTESLLSVSFTSSLSRYGGDLAVGAMTIITSVSQLVSMPVQGICQGGQPIISYNFGAGKTERVKKAFFLQFKVCVTFTIVFWAALMLVPQLFAGIFTADAELVSYATWAMRIYMAGIFSNGFQMCCQQSFMALGQAKISLLLACLRKLILLIPLIFILPMLLQDKVFAVFLAEPVSDILAATVTTTVFMTRFNKILRQGAARVAE, encoded by the coding sequence ATGAACCTGAAATCCAGGGGAGGAACCACGGAAAACCAGAGCCGGGATATGGGCAGCGGCAGCATCGGAAAGCTGCTGGCGCAGCTTGCCGTTCCGGCGGTGGTGGCACAGATTATCAACCTGCTGTATAATATCGTAGACAGAATTTATATCGGACACATTCCGGAAATCGGAGCCTCCGCGCTCACGGGCGTGGGGCTTTTTATGCCGATACTGATGCTGATAAATGCATTCGCGATGCTCTGCGGCTCCGGCGGAGCGCCGCGCGCTGCGATCGCTATGGGACAGCAGGATAACGAAACGGCAGAGAAGATTGTCGGAAACTGCTTTGCGCTTCTGCTTGCGATTGCCGCTGTGCTGACGGTCACATTTTATGCCGGGGCGCCGGCGCTGCTGCGTATGTTCGGCGCCAGCGATGCAACGCTGCCCTATGCTGTCAGTTATGCGAGAATTTATATTCTGGGCAGCGTTTTTGTGCTTATCGTGATGGGAATGAATCCATTTATCACAACGCAGGGATTTGCGAAGATCAGCATGATGACAACGGTCATCGGCGCGGTAATCAATATTATTCTGGATCCGGTCTTTATCTTTGTTTTCGGAATGGGCGTGCGGGGCGCTGCGCTCGCCACGGTGCTCAGCCAGGCGGTCGGAGCGGTGTGGATTCTGCGCTTCCTCACCGGCAGCCAGACCATGCTCCGCCTGAGAGCGCGGAATATGAGACTGATGCCGGGAATCATCGGTTCATGCCTGGCGCTGGGCGTTTCCACCTTCGTCATGCTGTCCACGGAGAGTCTGCTGTCCGTCAGTTTTACCTCCAGCCTGTCACGCTACGGCGGCGACCTGGCAGTCGGAGCCATGACGATTATCACCAGCGTCAGCCAGCTTGTCAGTATGCCGGTGCAGGGCATCTGCCAGGGCGGACAGCCAATCATCAGCTACAATTTCGGAGCCGGGAAAACGGAGCGCGTGAAAAAAGCGTTTTTCCTGCAGTTTAAGGTCTGCGTGACCTTCACGATCGTCTTCTGGGCGGCGCTGATGCTGGTGCCGCAGCTCTTTGCGGGAATCTTTACAGCGGATGCGGAGCTGGTTTCCTATGCCACCTGGGCAATGCGCATTTACATGGCGGGGATTTTCTCCAACGGTTTCCAGATGTGCTGCCAGCAGAGCTTTATGGCGCTCGGACAGGCAAAGATCAGTCTGCTGCTTGCCTGCCTGCGAAAGCTGATTCTGCTGATTCCGCTCATCTTTATCCTGCCGATGCTGTTGCAGGATAAGGTATTTGCAGTCTTTCTTGCAGAGCCGGTCAGTGACATTCTGGCGGCGACCGTCACAACGACAGTATTTATGACACGATTCAATAAAATACTCCGGCAGGGCGCGGCGCGCGTTGCGGAGTAA
- a CDS encoding NAD-dependent epimerase/dehydratase family protein, whose protein sequence is MKERMYLVTGAAGFLGGTICRELIARGDKVRAFVLPNDRAKVYVPTEAEIVEGDLCDKQSLERFFTVPEGVETIVLHIASIVTVNPDYSQKVMDVNVGGTQNIIDLCLAHKECKKLVYCSSTGAIPEQPKGLRIKEVSHFEPEKVLGCYSQSKAIATQRVLDAAERQGLNACVVHPSGILGPEDFAVGETTKTVIQIINGEMPAGIDGSFNLCDVRDLAHGTILAADKGKKGSCYILGNEEVSFKDFAKILSAESGCRKMKFFLPCRVADFMAGILEKQAKRSGKRPLMTTFSVYNLARNNAFDCTKAQQELGYTTRSYQETIHDEVQWLRETGKIA, encoded by the coding sequence ATGAAAGAGAGAATGTATTTAGTAACAGGAGCAGCAGGATTTCTGGGAGGGACAATCTGCAGAGAATTGATTGCGCGCGGCGATAAGGTGCGGGCGTTTGTATTGCCGAATGACAGGGCGAAGGTTTATGTTCCGACGGAGGCGGAGATCGTAGAAGGCGATCTGTGCGATAAGCAGTCTCTGGAGCGGTTCTTCACTGTGCCGGAGGGCGTGGAAACTATCGTGCTTCACATTGCGAGCATCGTTACGGTAAATCCGGATTACAGTCAGAAGGTGATGGATGTTAATGTGGGCGGCACGCAGAATATCATTGATCTCTGTCTTGCGCATAAGGAGTGCAAAAAACTGGTATATTGCAGCAGCACGGGCGCGATACCGGAGCAGCCGAAGGGACTGCGCATTAAGGAGGTCAGCCACTTTGAACCGGAAAAGGTGCTTGGCTGCTACAGCCAGTCGAAGGCGATTGCCACGCAGAGGGTGCTGGATGCGGCAGAACGGCAGGGGCTGAATGCCTGCGTAGTGCATCCGAGCGGTATTCTCGGACCGGAGGATTTTGCAGTCGGAGAAACGACCAAAACGGTGATTCAGATTATCAACGGGGAAATGCCGGCGGGTATTGACGGCTCCTTCAACCTTTGTGATGTGCGCGACCTGGCGCATGGAACGATTCTGGCGGCGGATAAGGGAAAGAAGGGAAGCTGTTACATTCTTGGCAACGAAGAGGTTTCTTTTAAGGATTTTGCAAAAATTCTTTCGGCGGAGAGCGGCTGCCGGAAAATGAAGTTTTTCCTCCCGTGCAGGGTGGCAGATTTTATGGCGGGGATTCTGGAAAAGCAGGCGAAGCGCAGCGGAAAACGTCCCTTGATGACCACTTTTTCTGTTTACAATCTGGCGCGCAACAATGCCTTCGACTGCACAAAGGCGCAGCAGGAGCTGGGTTACACGACGCGTTCCTACCAGGAAACGATTCACGATGAGGTGCAGTGGCTGCGGGAGACCGGAAAAATCGCATAG
- a CDS encoding response regulator transcription factor yields the protein MITILIVEDDAAVRLLTKARLSAKYHILEAENGAKGLEVLDHHHVDLIIADIMMPKMDGYEFVRTLREGSMNIPVIMLTAMNTFAHKKEGYASGIDDYMTKPIQYEELEWHIEALLRRARIANDNRITVGGLVLDRDSMSAKYEGTDIPLTAKEFELLYKFLSYPDVVFTKQQLMDELWGYDTESDYNTIKTYVSRLRSKFSHCHEFELVALRGLGYKAVIHKEGV from the coding sequence ATGATTACTATATTAATTGTTGAAGACGATGCGGCAGTCCGGCTTCTGACAAAGGCACGCCTTTCCGCAAAATATCACATTCTGGAAGCAGAAAACGGCGCGAAAGGTCTGGAGGTGCTGGATCATCACCATGTTGATCTGATCATTGCCGATATCATGATGCCGAAAATGGACGGCTACGAATTTGTCCGCACGCTGCGGGAGGGCTCCATGAACATTCCGGTCATCATGCTTACCGCCATGAACACCTTCGCCCACAAAAAGGAGGGCTACGCCAGCGGCATTGACGATTACATGACAAAGCCAATCCAGTATGAAGAGCTGGAATGGCACATTGAAGCGCTGCTGCGGCGCGCACGGATTGCGAATGATAACAGAATCACCGTCGGCGGTCTGGTTCTGGACCGCGATTCCATGTCGGCAAAATATGAGGGAACGGATATCCCCCTCACCGCAAAAGAATTTGAGCTGCTCTACAAGTTTCTCTCTTATCCCGATGTGGTCTTTACCAAGCAGCAGCTTATGGACGAGCTGTGGGGCTACGACACGGAGAGCGATTACAATACCATAAAAACCTACGTCAGCCGCCTGCGCAGCAAATTCAGCCACTGCCACGAATTTGAGCTGGTTGCACTGCGCGGGCTCGGCTACAAGGCAGTCATACATAAGGAGGGCGTCTGA
- a CDS encoding HAMP domain-containing sensor histidine kinase, which produces MKNARNNSASGQPYKIKVLQAKWIFFLSAAVVIGGIMSFGLLAFLFLDLNRETSIYMLGMILPMTFIVIFCLYFILKAMEKRISRLLLAITEVADGNLDVVIDTRGAEEYRDIYESFNRMTKELRSTKEEMDSFVNNLAHEFKTPITSISGFADYLYQTGGSIETEERMQFLKLISDQAQRLSSLSQNTLLLSKLEACQIVTEKETFALGEQIKQCVILLLRQFDEKHITVDIPEEFDFDYCGNKELMEQVWINLLNNALKFTPEGGTVTVRCARTDSSLKISVADTGVGMNQETQERIFDKYYQNDTSSLTKGNGIGLSIVRRITELCGGSIAVESQPGCGSTFMVFLPV; this is translated from the coding sequence ATGAAAAACGCCAGAAATAATTCTGCCTCCGGGCAGCCGTACAAAATAAAGGTTCTGCAGGCAAAATGGATTTTCTTTCTGTCCGCCGCAGTCGTCATCGGCGGCATCATGTCTTTCGGTCTGCTTGCGTTTCTGTTTCTTGATTTGAACCGGGAGACATCCATCTACATGCTCGGCATGATTCTTCCTATGACGTTTATAGTCATATTCTGTCTATATTTTATTCTGAAAGCTATGGAAAAGCGGATTTCCCGGCTGCTGCTCGCCATTACCGAAGTGGCAGACGGCAATCTGGACGTTGTCATCGATACCAGAGGTGCTGAAGAATACAGGGACATCTATGAGAGCTTCAACCGCATGACAAAAGAGCTGCGCAGCACAAAAGAGGAAATGGATAGCTTTGTCAATAATCTGGCGCATGAATTTAAAACGCCGATTACCTCCATCAGCGGTTTTGCGGATTATCTCTATCAGACCGGCGGTTCCATAGAAACGGAAGAGCGAATGCAGTTTCTGAAGCTGATTTCCGACCAGGCACAGCGGCTTTCCAGTCTTTCCCAGAATACCCTGCTGCTCTCCAAACTGGAGGCATGTCAGATTGTCACGGAAAAGGAAACCTTTGCCCTCGGCGAGCAGATTAAGCAGTGCGTCATTCTGCTGCTGCGCCAGTTTGACGAAAAGCATATCACGGTCGATATCCCGGAGGAATTTGATTTTGATTACTGCGGAAACAAAGAACTGATGGAGCAGGTCTGGATCAATCTGCTGAACAATGCGCTGAAATTTACGCCAGAGGGCGGCACGGTCACTGTCCGCTGCGCCCGGACAGATTCTTCTCTGAAAATCAGCGTGGCAGATACCGGGGTTGGTATGAACCAGGAAACCCAGGAAAGGATATTTGACAAATATTATCAGAACGACACCTCCAGCCTTACCAAAGGAAACGGTATCGGATTATCCATCGTCCGCCGCATTACTGAGCTCTGCGGCGGCAGCATCGCGGTGGAAAGTCAGCCCGGATGCGGCAGCACCTTCATGGTCTTTCTGCCGGTGTAA
- a CDS encoding uroporphyrinogen decarboxylase family protein: MLTAKQNMIECMKGGNPDRFVNQYEAIALLYHPFMFASPLLQKGMENVKNAWGVTNTFPEGTPGSFPVHTPDKIVVQDIEHWKDYVHAPSLDFSQEQWDQCKAMYDAVDGEKAFKAAFVAPGLFEQSHHLCEMVRALTYYIEYEDEMHDMIKYLTEWELKLAEGICSHLHPDMLFHHDDWGGHDSTFLSPSMFEEFFLEPYKEIYGYYKSHGVQYVVHHSDSYAATLVPDMIEMGIDVFQGCMETNKVDELLVKYEGKISFMGCIENADVDFEDWTDENCEKVVRRVCDKYGMKHFIPCIAQGGPGSVYPGVYMSLTNAIDKVNKEKFGIEDPDSARIPINIMF, from the coding sequence ATGCTAACTGCAAAACAGAATATGATTGAATGCATGAAGGGAGGAAATCCGGACCGGTTTGTCAATCAGTACGAGGCAATCGCGCTTCTGTATCATCCGTTTATGTTTGCCAGTCCGCTTCTTCAGAAGGGAATGGAAAATGTGAAAAATGCTTGGGGAGTGACCAACACCTTCCCGGAGGGGACGCCGGGTTCCTTCCCCGTACATACTCCGGATAAGATTGTTGTCCAGGACATTGAGCACTGGAAGGATTACGTGCACGCGCCGTCACTGGATTTTTCGCAGGAACAGTGGGATCAGTGCAAGGCAATGTACGATGCGGTTGACGGGGAGAAAGCGTTTAAGGCGGCTTTCGTGGCGCCCGGTCTGTTCGAACAGAGCCATCATCTTTGCGAAATGGTCAGAGCGCTGACATATTATATTGAGTATGAGGATGAAATGCACGATATGATTAAGTATCTGACGGAGTGGGAGCTGAAGCTGGCGGAGGGTATCTGCAGCCACCTGCATCCGGATATGCTGTTTCATCACGATGACTGGGGCGGACACGACAGCACCTTTTTAAGTCCAAGTATGTTTGAGGAATTTTTCCTGGAGCCGTACAAGGAAATTTATGGTTATTATAAGAGCCACGGCGTACAGTATGTGGTTCATCACTCTGACAGCTATGCGGCGACGCTGGTTCCGGACATGATTGAGATGGGCATCGATGTATTCCAGGGCTGCATGGAGACAAACAAGGTGGATGAGCTTCTGGTAAAATATGAGGGCAAAATCAGCTTTATGGGCTGTATCGAAAATGCGGATGTGGATTTTGAGGACTGGACAGATGAAAACTGCGAGAAGGTTGTACGGAGAGTCTGCGACAAATACGGCATGAAGCATTTTATCCCCTGCATTGCCCAGGGCGGTCCCGGCTCCGTATATCCGGGTGTGTACATGTCCCTGACAAACGCAATCGATAAGGTCAACAAAGAAAAATTCGGAATCGAAGATCCCGATTCCGCACGTATTCCGATAAATATTATGTTCTGA
- a CDS encoding corrinoid protein, with the protein MAGIQEVYELVVKGKAKKVAPAVEAALEEGCEPVAILNEGMIAAMDEVGAKFKNGEIFVPEMLVAAKAMKNGVVVLKPYLSSGESGAAGKVIIGTVAGDLHDIGKNLVAMMLESSGFEVIDLGVDVAKEKFVEAFEENPDTKIICCSALLTTTMPALRDTVALLNTLPERSRIKVMVGGAPINAEFAEEIGADAYTEDAASCAQKAKELTAA; encoded by the coding sequence ATGGCAGGAATTCAGGAAGTATACGAGCTTGTAGTAAAGGGAAAGGCGAAGAAGGTTGCGCCGGCGGTGGAAGCCGCGCTGGAAGAGGGCTGCGAGCCGGTGGCAATTCTTAATGAGGGCATGATCGCGGCAATGGATGAGGTTGGCGCGAAGTTTAAAAACGGCGAGATTTTTGTCCCGGAAATGCTGGTGGCGGCAAAGGCGATGAAAAACGGCGTGGTGGTGTTAAAGCCGTATCTTTCCTCAGGAGAATCCGGAGCGGCGGGCAAGGTCATTATCGGAACGGTTGCGGGCGACCTTCATGATATCGGCAAGAATCTGGTAGCGATGATGCTGGAATCCTCCGGCTTTGAGGTAATCGATCTGGGCGTGGATGTTGCCAAAGAAAAATTTGTGGAAGCGTTTGAAGAAAATCCGGATACGAAAATTATCTGCTGCTCCGCGCTTCTGACGACGACGATGCCGGCGCTGCGCGACACGGTTGCGCTGCTTAATACGCTGCCGGAGAGAAGCAGGATTAAGGTTATGGTGGGCGGAGCGCCCATTAATGCGGAATTTGCAGAGGAAATCGGTGCGGACGCTTATACGGAGGACGCCGCTTCCTGCGCACAGAAGGCAAAGGAGCTGACAGCGGCTTAA
- a CDS encoding methyltetrahydrofolate cobalamin methyltransferase, which translates to MIIIGEKINGSIPAVAEAIANRDAEFIKNRARMQDEAGATFIDCCASVPEAEEVETLKWMIDCIQEATDLPISVDSPSARVLAEVIPYCKKPGLVNSVSGEGDKMEIIFPLIADTKWEVICLLSDDTGIPKTAADRLRVFDRVLETAEKYHISQSRMHIDPLVEMLCTSEDGIAMNVEVISTVRKRCPDIHITAAVSNISFNLPVRKMINLGFTVLAMNAGLDSAILDPTNRDMMGIIYATEALLGEDEYCMEYISAYREGIFGPKK; encoded by the coding sequence ATGATTATTATCGGGGAAAAAATTAACGGTTCTATCCCGGCGGTAGCGGAGGCGATTGCTAACAGAGACGCTGAATTTATCAAAAACCGCGCCCGTATGCAGGATGAAGCGGGAGCGACCTTTATCGACTGCTGCGCGTCCGTGCCGGAGGCGGAGGAGGTGGAGACGCTGAAATGGATGATTGACTGTATCCAGGAAGCGACGGATCTCCCGATTTCCGTGGACAGTCCGAGCGCGCGGGTGCTTGCAGAGGTGATTCCGTACTGTAAGAAGCCTGGTCTGGTAAATTCTGTTTCCGGCGAAGGCGACAAGATGGAAATCATTTTCCCGCTGATTGCGGACACGAAATGGGAGGTCATCTGCCTGCTCTCCGACGATACAGGAATTCCGAAGACAGCGGCGGACCGGCTGCGGGTCTTTGACCGGGTGCTGGAGACGGCAGAGAAGTATCACATCAGCCAGTCCAGAATGCATATCGACCCGCTGGTGGAAATGCTCTGTACCTCGGAGGACGGCATTGCCATGAACGTGGAGGTTATCAGCACTGTGCGGAAACGCTGCCCGGATATCCATATTACGGCGGCAGTCAGCAATATATCCTTCAATCTTCCTGTCCGGAAGATGATTAATCTGGGCTTCACGGTGCTTGCCATGAACGCCGGACTGGACAGCGCCATCCTGGATCCCACCAACCGGGACATGATGGGAATTATTTACGCTACAGAGGCACTTCTGGGCGAGGACGAGTATTGCATGGAATATATCAGCGCATACCGGGAAGGTATTTTCGGACCGAAGAAATAG